A single region of the Cucumis melo cultivar AY chromosome 3, USDA_Cmelo_AY_1.0, whole genome shotgun sequence genome encodes:
- the LOC103487768 gene encoding U-box domain-containing protein 45-like: MDISEVEENLFAASDAKLHRGMCKTLSAIYCKVLSIFPSLEAARPRSKSGIQALCSLHVALEKAKNTLQHCTESSKLYLAITGDSVLLKFEKVKSALQNSLKRVEDIVPQSIGYQVQEIMKELGSTQFFLDPLEKQVGDDIILLLQQGRTFNNTVDNNELEAFHQAATRLGINSSRAALAERRALKKLIDRSRTEDDKRKESIVAYLLHLMRKYSKLFRTEVSDDNDSQGSGPCSPTVQGSLDDSGPGGNGQAFERQLTKIGSFTLKPKIRKLEQIPLPPDELRCPISLQLMYDPVIIASGQTYERTCIEKWLSDGHNTCPKTQQKLSHLSLTPNFCVKGLIANWCEQHGVPVPDGPPDSLDLNYWRLALSEESLNLSPVNSVDSCKVKDVKVVPVDENSVTEEIKGIVVDDNSAEDEESNVNMLARHEQYLKVLNDEADMKKKSAMVEQIRLLLKDDEEARIFMGANGFVQGLLRYLEIAVQEQNTKAQESGAMALFNLAVNNDRNKEIMLAEGVISLLEEMIMNPNSHGYATALYLNVSCLEEAKSIIGSSCAVPFLTELLHANTETLCKLDALHTLYNLSTVPSNIPNLISSGIIKGLQALLAARLDRTWTEKCIAILINLASSESGRDQMSSTPELISGLAAILDNGEPIEQEQAVACLLILCNGNERCSEMVLQEGVIPGLVSMSVNGTARGKEKAQKLLMLFREQRQRESSPPPPPPPAMRLTPTPIPTDQSESSGTSVGMAESKPLCKSISRRKTGKALSFLWKSKSYSVYQC; this comes from the exons ATGGATATTTCGGAGGTTGAAGAAAATCTTTTTGCTGCTAGTGATGCCAAG CTACATCGAGGAATGTGCAAGACCCTTTCTGCAATATACTGTAAAGTATTATCAATATTCCCTTCATTGGAAGCTGCACGACCTCGGAGCAAGTCTGGTATCCAGGCGTTATGTTCTTTGCATGTAGCACTTGAAAAAGCCAAGAATACTCTCCAACATTGTACAGAGAGCAGCAAACTTTACTTG GCTATAACCGGGGACTCTGTCCTGTTAAAGTTTGAGAAGGTAAAAAGTGCTCTACAAAATAGCCTTAAACGTGTTGAAGATATTGTTCCACAGTCAATTGGCTATCAG GTTCAGGAGATTATGAAGGAACTGGGGAGCACTCAATTTTTCCTCGATCCTTTAGAGAAGCAAGTTGGTGATGACATTATTTTATTGCTCCAACAGGGACGAACATTTAACAACACCGTTGACAACAATGAGCTTGAGGCTTTTCACCAAGCTGCTACTAGACTTGGAATAAACTCCTCAAGAGCAGCTCTTGCAGAAAGAAGAGCGCTAAAGAAACTAATTGACCGGTCTCGCACTGAAGATGACAAGAGGAAGGAATCAATCGTAGCTTATCTTTTGCATCTCATGAGGAAGTATTCCAAGTTATTTAGAACCGAAGTATCGGATGACAATGATTCACAGGGTTCTGGACCTTGTTCACCCACTGTTCAGGGCTCTCTTGATGACAGTGGACCTGGTGGAAATGGTCAAGCCTTCGAAAGGCAGCTAACAAAGATTGGTTCTTTTACTTTGAAGCCAAAAATTCGCAAATTGGAGCAGATTCCCCTTCCACCTGATGAGTTGAGGTGTCCTATATCATTGCAACTTATGTATGATCCGGTCATAATTGCTTCTGGGCAAACATATGAAAGGACTTGCATTGAGAAGTGGTTAAGTGACGGCCATAACACCTGCCCGAAAACTCAACAGAAACTCTCTCATCTTTCATTGACACCGAATTTCTGTGTCAAGGGCTTGATTGCAAACTGGTGTGAACAGCATGGAGTTCCTGTTCCTGATGGACCTCCAGATAGTCTTGACCTCAATTACTGGAGGCTCGCATTATCTGAAGAGTCTCTAAATTTGTCACCTGTGAACTCTGTTGATTCGTGTAAGGTGAAAGATGTTAAAGTTGTTCCAGTAGATGAAAATAGTGTAACCGAGGAGATCAAAGGAATTGTGGTTGATGACAACTCTGCTGAAGACGAAGAGTCCAATGTGAATATGCTCGCTAGGCATGAGCAGTATTTGAAAGTCTTAAATGACGAAGCTGACATGAAGAAAAAGTCGGCGATGGTGGAGCAAATTAGGCTGTTGCTCAAGGATGATGAAGAGGCGAGGATATTTATGGGAGCTAATGGGTTTGTCCAGGGACTTCTACGGTACTTAGAGATAGCTGTGCAAGAACAAAATACCAAGGCTCAAGAAAGTGGAGCAATGGCTCTTTTCAATCTTGCAGTCAACAATGATAG GAACAAGGAAATAATGCTGGCAGAAGGGGTGATTTCATTGTTGGAGGAAATGATTATGAACCCAAATTCCCACGGATATGCAACGGCCCTCTATCTCAATGTCTCCTGTCTGGAAGAAGCAAAATCAATTATCGGCTCAAGTTGTGCGGTCCCTTTCTTAACTGAACTCCTCCACGCCAATACCGAAACACTATGCAAGCTCGATGCACTTCACACACTTTACAATCTCTCAACTGTACCCTCCAATATTCCCAACCTGATTTCTTCTGGAATCATCAAGGGACTTCAAGCCCTTCTTGCCGCCCGTCTCGATCGAACATGGACCGAAAAGTGCATAGCCATCTTGATAAATTTGGCTTCAAGTGAATCAGGAAGAGATCAAATGTCATCTACTCCAGAACTTATCAGTGGGTTGGCTGCAATATTAGACAATGGCGAACCCATTGAGCAGGAACAAGCAGTGGCTTGTCTCTTGATTTTGTGCAATGGGAATGAGAGGTGCAGTGAGATGGTCCTACAGGAAGGCGTAATCCCCGGGTTGGTGTCGATGTCTGTGAACGGGACAGCGAGAGGTAAGGAAAAGGCTCAAAAGCTTCTGATGTTGTTTAGGGAGCAACGGCAACGGGAATCgtcaccaccaccaccaccaccaccagcAATGAGGCTAACACCAACACCGATACCGACCGACCAATCGGAGAGTAGCGGGACATCTGTGGGTATGGCAGAATCAAAGCCACTGTGCAAGTCAATCTCAAGAAGAAAAACGGGAAAAGCTTTGAGCTTTTTGTGGAAAAGCAAAAGCTATTCGGTGTACCAATGCTGA
- the LOC103487764 gene encoding uncharacterized protein LOC103487764: MSSRRRPLQTCGVSFLAVAHSTCSRAQNLDGRLGSITRKMVWIAKLMNPLIFLLKYQSLLALSFIDDRLLAIANILEKIFPPFKLIFDKIDDLLHLIETFPSKFDDAVDEIPCFNQVLLLDWTVTHAISLLKSMITILMNWGRDVAREKEILVDMNYKESRNGSESTDKSGCCSEGIVSSISETQRASMDVKMKSNPMKGSYKEILKMGINGVLKDDEDYKENEKKGTRDKINDKEDCKNDENGNSKEVEKGIEMMEDKESHKKDENNEIHKANLEESVDKAKGNEEIRDDQSHKRIINNEEKSKEEEGVMDNESEKGNNGSRKNGEDGILELFESAWLMKPTIKGKGDSMQRSSSFF; encoded by the coding sequence ATGAGTTCTAGACGACGTCCGTTGCAAACCTGTGGAGTTTCATTTCTTGCTGTAGCCCACAGCACGTGCTCAAGAGCTCAGAATCTTGATGGACGGTTGGGTTCAATAACAAGAAAAATGGTTTGGATTGCCAAGCTTATGAACCCTTTGATTTTTCTCCTGAAATATCAGAGCTTATTGGCCCTCTCCTTCATTGATGATCGTTTACTAGCAATCGCAAACATTCTAGAGAAAATTTTTCCTCCATTCAAACTCATTTTCGATAAGATTGACGATCTTCTTCATCTGATTGAAACTTTTCCATCAAAATTTGACGATGCTGTCGACGAGATTCCCTGTTTCAACCAAGTTCTTTTACTAGATTGGACAGTGACCCACGCCATATCTTTGCTCAAGTCCATGATAACCATACTAATGAACTGGGGGAGAGATGTAGCAAGAGAGAAGGAAATTTTGGTCGATATGAACTACAAGGAGAGTCGTAATGGATCTGAATCAACTGATAAATCTGGATGCTGCTCAGAAGGAATTGTTTCATCTATTTCTGAAACACAACGAGCTTCCATGGATGTGAAAATGAAATCCAATCCCATGAAGGGAAGTTATAAAGAAATTCTGAAGATGGGGATAAATGGGGTACTGAAAGATGATGAAGATTacaaagagaatgaaaagaagGGAACAAGAGACAAAATCAACGATAAAGAAGACTGCAAAAACGACGAGAATGGCAATTCTAAAGAAGTGGAGAAGGGAATAGAAATGATGGAAGATAAAGAGAGTCACAAAAAGGACGAGAATAATGAGATCCATAAGGCTAATTTGGAAGAATCTGTGGACAAAGCAAAAGGAAACGAAGAGATTCGAGATGATCAAAGCCATAAAAGGATCATAAATAACGAAGAGAaatcaaaagaagaagaaggggtGATGGATAATGAAAGTGAAAAGGGGAACAATGGAAGCAGAAAGAATGGCGAGGATGGGATATTGGAATTGTTTGAGAGTGCTTGGCTCATGAAACCAACAATAAAGGGGAAAGGAGACTCGATGCAACGTTCATCTTCATTTTTCTGA
- the LOC103487763 gene encoding nucleolar GTP-binding protein 1-like, which produces MVQYNFKKITVVPNGKDFIDIILSRTQRQTPTVVHKGYAISRLRQFYMRKVKYTQTNFHEKLSTIIDEFPRLDDIHPFYGDLLHVLYNKDHYKLALGQVNTARNLISKIAKDYVKLLKYGDSLYRCKCLKVAALGRMCTVIKRIGPSLAYLEQIRQHMARLPSIDPNTRTILICGYPNVGKSSFINKITRADVDVQPYAFTTKSLFVGHTDYKYLRYQVIDTPGILDRPFEDRNIIEMCSITALAHLRAAVLFFLDISGSCGYTIAQQAALFHSIKSLFMNKPLIIVCNKTDLQPLDGISEEDMKLVKEMQAEAMKTVMGQGGEATDEEGVLLTMSTLTEEGVIAVKNAACQRLLNQRVELKIKSKRMDDCLNRLHVAMPKPRDQKERPICIPAAVLEAREKQEGEKQIRKTEKDLEEENGGAGVYSASLKKNYILANDEWKEDIMPEIMDGHNVSDFIDPDILFRLEELEREEGFRQAEEAKDDFEMDGAELTPEEQEALAAIRRKKSVLIQQHRIKKSTAESRPIVPRKFDKDREYTTKRMGRQLSVLGLDPTLAVNRARSKSRGRKRERSPDRGDATGDNTMDVDDETPSKKLRMRSMSMSRSRSRSRPPSEVTPGDGFKDSVQKVKALKIAKKSVKKRNKDARRGEADRVIPTLKPKHLYSGKRSTGKTDRR; this is translated from the coding sequence ATGGTGCAGTATAACTTCAAGAAGATTACTGTGGTACCCAATGGCAAGGATTTTATTGATATTATTCTGTCCCGTACTCAACGACAAACCCCCACTGTTGTCCACAAGGGTTATGCCATTTCTCGCTTGCGCCAGTTTTATATGAGGAAAGTAAAGTACACTCAGACGAACTTTCATGAAAAGCTCTCTACTATCATTGATGAATTCCCTCGGCTAGATGACATTCATCCTTTTTATGGTGATCTTCTTCATGTTCTCTATAATAAAGATCATTACAAGCTTGCTCTTGGACAGGTTAACACTGCAAGGAACCTCATTAGCAAAATTGCTAAAGACTATGTGAAACTGTTGAAATATGGTGATTCACTCTACCGTTGCAAGTGTCTGAAGGTCGCTGCTCTTGGAAGGATGTGTACTGTGATCAAGAGAATTGGGCCTAGTTTGGCTTACTTAGAGCAGATTAGACAGCACATGGCTAGACTTCCATCAATTGATCCAAATACTAGAACAATCTTAATTTGTGGGTATCCTAACGTTGGTAAGAGCTCATTTATTAACAAGATTACCAGAGCCGATGTTGATGTTCAGCCCTATGCCTTCACAACAAAGTCACTCTTTGTGGGTCACACTGACTATAAGTACTTGAGGTACCAAGTGATTGATACACCGGGGATTTTGGATAGGCCATTTGAAGATCGTAACATCATTGAGATGTGTAGCATTACTGCTTTGGCTCATCTTAGAGCTGCCGTGCTGTTTTTCTTAGACATATCTGGGTCTTGTGGGTATACAATTGCTCAGCAGGCCGCTCTCTTTCATAGTATAAAGTCTCTGTTTATGAACAAACCATTGATTATTGTCTGCAATAAAACTGATTTGCAGCCGCTGGACGGTATATCAGAGGAAGATATGAAATTGGTCAAGGAGATGCAGGCTGAAGCTATGAAAACTGTAATGGGTCAAGGAGGTGAGGCTACAGATGAAGAGGGAGTGTTGCTTACTATGAGCACTTTGACAGAGGAAGGCGTTATTGCTGTTAAGAATGCTGCCTGCCAGAGATTATTAAATCAAAGGGTAGAATTGAAGATAAAATCAAAAAGGATGGATGATTGCTTGAATCGGCTTCATGTGGCAATGCCAAAGCCTCGGGATCAGAAGGAAAGACCAATATGCATACCTGCGGCTGTGTTGGAAGCCAGGGAAAAACAAGAAGGAGAGAAGCAAATTAGGAAAACCGAGAAGGATTTGGAAGAAGAGAATGGTGGTGCCGGCGTCTATTCTGCCAGTTTAAAGAAGAACTATATCTTAGCCAATGATGAATGGAAAGAAGACATTATGCCTGAAATTATGGATGGACATAATGTGTCTGACTTCATCGATCCTGATATTTTATTTAGACTTGAAGAGTTGGAAAGAGAAGAAGGATTTCGTCAAGCAGAGGAAGCTAAGGACGATTTTGAGATGGATGGTGCTGAATTGACTCCCGAGGAACAAGAAGCTTTAGCTGCGatcagaagaaagaaaagtgtGCTTATTCAACAACATAGAATCAAGAAAAGCACTGCAGAAAGCCGACCCATCGTACCAAGGAAATTTGATAAAGACCGAGAATACACAACAAAGAGAATGGGGAGACAGCTATCAGTCTTGGGTCTGGATCCTACTTTGGCAGTTAACCGTGCACGTAGTAAATCACGAGGTCGCAAGAGGGAGAGATCTCCTGACAGAGGAGATGCTACTGGCGATAATACTATGGATGTGGATGACGAAACACCAAGTAAGAAGTTACGAATGAGGTCTATGTCCATGTCAAGATCTAGGTCTAGGTCTCGTCCACCAAGTGAGGTTACCCCTGGGGATGGATTCAAGGACTCAGTCCAAAAGGTCAAGGCATTAAAGATTGCGAAGAAATCTGTGAAAAAGAGGAATAAGGATGCTCGCCGTGGTGAGGCAGATAGGGTAATCCCAACATTGAAACCAAAACACTTGTATTCAGGAAAACGCTCTACTGGAAAAACTGACAGGCGTTAG